One stretch of Enterobacter sp. RHBSTW-00994 DNA includes these proteins:
- a CDS encoding methyl-accepting chemotaxis protein: protein MKRNTPVTQNEYLLNEGSTLMSTTDTHSHITYANSTFIEASGYKEENLLGEPHNVIRHPDMPPEAFGDMWFTLQQGESWTGLVKNRRHNGDHYWVRANVTPVYQNEMLTGYISVRNIPAREEIETSEKLYEKVRNNELKHHRFYKGVLVRRGLLSFLSLFKRLSTTKRVNTGIITTALLSCLLLFLLPKGITLACGLVILFIAQSLYLNAQISRPIKTIVRQMQHVVSGRKTTYFHFDRVDEIGLMMRLVNQSGLNLNSLVDDVGTQITGIGTISQQVAKEGAALQARSEETADDLQQTAAAVEEIASAVQQTAETAKEAIQMADRTSDSAHSGEAMMKQTISMMQSVSQDNSQIVDIIGVIDRIAFQTNILALNAAVEAARAGEAGRGFAVVAAEVRNLAQHSATAAKEIKNLIEKNVASVNTGVEMVEQTETQLSVMISNVLQMSSLIKEIGHATQEQTQALSLINESISRIGVMTHNNTGMVDNVTSAANHLTQRTTRLQQAIAVFGG from the coding sequence ATGAAGCGTAACACGCCAGTTACACAGAACGAGTATTTACTTAACGAAGGGTCGACGTTAATGTCGACAACGGATACGCATAGCCATATTACCTATGCGAACTCAACCTTTATTGAAGCCAGCGGATATAAAGAAGAAAATCTTCTGGGTGAACCTCATAATGTCATTCGTCACCCCGATATGCCCCCCGAAGCATTTGGTGACATGTGGTTTACCCTACAGCAAGGCGAGAGCTGGACAGGCCTGGTCAAGAACCGCCGCCACAACGGCGATCACTACTGGGTTCGCGCCAACGTCACTCCGGTGTATCAGAATGAAATGCTAACCGGATACATCTCAGTCCGTAATATTCCGGCACGCGAAGAGATCGAAACCAGTGAAAAACTTTATGAAAAGGTGAGAAATAACGAATTAAAACATCACCGTTTTTATAAAGGTGTGTTGGTTCGCCGGGGATTACTCTCTTTTCTCTCCCTTTTCAAACGACTGAGTACCACCAAAAGAGTCAATACCGGAATAATCACCACAGCATTGCTCTCCTGTTTGCTTTTATTTTTATTACCCAAAGGGATTACGCTGGCGTGCGGATTAGTCATTCTGTTTATCGCCCAGTCACTGTACCTGAATGCGCAAATATCGCGGCCGATTAAAACCATTGTCCGCCAGATGCAGCACGTCGTTTCCGGGCGTAAAACAACATATTTTCATTTTGACCGTGTTGATGAAATTGGTCTGATGATGCGTCTTGTCAATCAGTCGGGCTTAAACCTGAATTCTCTCGTTGATGATGTGGGGACGCAAATCACCGGCATTGGTACGATTAGCCAGCAGGTCGCGAAAGAAGGTGCAGCACTACAGGCTCGCTCAGAAGAGACCGCCGATGATTTGCAGCAAACAGCTGCCGCGGTAGAGGAAATTGCCAGTGCGGTACAGCAAACGGCTGAAACCGCTAAAGAAGCCATACAGATGGCAGATCGCACCAGTGACAGTGCGCACAGTGGTGAAGCCATGATGAAACAGACCATCAGCATGATGCAGTCCGTTTCCCAGGATAACAGCCAGATCGTCGATATTATAGGTGTGATTGACCGGATTGCCTTCCAGACCAATATTCTGGCCCTTAACGCCGCCGTGGAAGCCGCGCGTGCAGGTGAAGCCGGACGGGGTTTTGCGGTGGTGGCAGCCGAGGTACGTAACCTCGCACAACACTCAGCGACAGCCGCAAAAGAGATCAAAAACCTGATCGAGAAAAACGTCGCAAGCGTTAACACTGGTGTGGAAATGGTGGAACAAACCGAAACACAGTTGTCCGTGATGATCAGCAACGTATTGCAGATGTCGTCGTTGATTAAAGAGATCGGTCATGCCACACAGGAACAGACGCAGGCGTTAAGTCTGATCAACGAGTCCATCTCTCGTATTGGCGTGATGACACATAACAATACCGGCATGGTAGATAACGTGACAAGCGCCGCCAATCACCTGACGCAGCGAACAACCCGACTGCAGCAGGCGATTGCGGTCTTTGGTGGTTAA
- a CDS encoding cupin domain-containing protein — MKIIRSGSLPSVRGPEAWFTGTVRIDAPFQATEPATVGGATVTFEPGARTAWHTHPLGQTLIVTQGRGWLQAWGEEAQELNQGDIAWIPPGVKHWHGASAATAMTHIAIAEAVNGSPVEWLEKVTDEQYQQR, encoded by the coding sequence ATGAAAATTATCCGTAGTGGTTCATTACCTTCCGTACGCGGTCCTGAGGCCTGGTTTACAGGTACTGTACGTATTGATGCGCCGTTCCAGGCAACAGAACCGGCCACGGTAGGCGGCGCGACCGTCACCTTCGAACCGGGGGCACGCACGGCCTGGCATACGCATCCTCTGGGACAAACCCTGATCGTTACGCAGGGAAGAGGCTGGTTACAGGCGTGGGGTGAAGAGGCTCAAGAGTTAAATCAAGGTGATATCGCGTGGATCCCGCCAGGCGTTAAACACTGGCACGGGGCAAGTGCTGCGACGGCGATGACGCATATTGCCATCGCCGAAGCAGTCAACGGCAGCCCGGTAGAGTGGCTGGAAAAAGTGACCGACGAGCAGTATCAGCAGCGTTAA
- a CDS encoding amidohydrolase: MSFGQQLIAWRRELHQNPELSGQEVETTARLRQWLTNAGIAPLPYELATGLVAEIGSGEKLIALRADIDALPIEERSGVSFSSQRPGVMHACGHDIHTSVILGAALQLKARETSLNGRVRILFQPAEENFGGAKSMVRAGALRDVSAIFGMHNEPGLPVGEFATRGGPFYANVDRFVIRITGKGAHAARPHEGNDAIVLASQLVTALQSVASRNVNTLDSVVLSVTRIAGGNTWNVLPESVELEGTLRTHRTEVQQNVKARVGEIAAGFASAFSAQIDITWYAGPTALINDERWADFATSVARDVGYETQRAELHMGGEDFAVYLQNIPGAFVSIGSASPYGLHHPAFNPDEALIEPAARYFAQLAEKALQHV; the protein is encoded by the coding sequence ATGAGCTTCGGTCAACAGCTTATCGCCTGGCGTCGCGAGTTGCACCAGAACCCCGAACTGTCTGGTCAGGAAGTGGAAACCACGGCTCGCCTGCGTCAGTGGCTAACCAACGCCGGGATCGCGCCGTTACCCTATGAACTGGCTACCGGGTTGGTGGCGGAAATTGGTTCAGGGGAGAAACTGATCGCTCTGCGGGCCGATATTGATGCGCTGCCGATAGAAGAGCGCAGCGGCGTGTCATTCAGCTCACAGCGTCCAGGGGTGATGCACGCCTGTGGTCACGACATCCACACCAGCGTGATCCTCGGTGCGGCATTACAGCTCAAGGCGCGTGAAACTTCGCTCAATGGACGTGTGCGGATCCTGTTTCAGCCCGCTGAAGAAAACTTTGGCGGCGCGAAAAGTATGGTGCGCGCCGGAGCATTACGCGATGTCAGCGCGATTTTTGGTATGCATAACGAACCGGGTTTACCGGTCGGGGAATTTGCCACCCGGGGTGGTCCGTTTTATGCCAACGTCGATCGGTTTGTGATCCGCATAACTGGCAAAGGCGCGCATGCCGCTCGTCCTCATGAAGGAAACGACGCGATTGTGCTGGCGAGCCAACTGGTTACCGCACTGCAAAGTGTGGCCAGCCGCAACGTCAACACGCTGGATTCCGTGGTGCTGAGCGTCACGCGTATCGCCGGAGGTAACACCTGGAACGTCTTACCCGAGAGTGTTGAGCTGGAAGGGACGTTACGTACCCACCGCACAGAAGTGCAGCAGAATGTGAAAGCCCGTGTCGGTGAAATTGCCGCCGGGTTTGCCAGTGCCTTTAGCGCGCAGATTGATATCACCTGGTATGCGGGGCCTACCGCCCTGATTAACGATGAACGCTGGGCCGACTTTGCCACTTCGGTGGCGAGAGATGTGGGGTACGAAACTCAGCGGGCTGAGTTGCATATGGGCGGTGAAGATTTTGCGGTCTATTTACAGAATATCCCTGGCGCGTTTGTCAGCATTGGCAGCGCCAGCCCGTATGGTTTGCATCACCCGGCGTTTAATCCGGATGAAGCATTAATTGAGCCCGCCGCACGCTATTTTGCTCAGCTCGCGGAAAAAGCATTGCAACACGTTTAA
- a CDS encoding LysR family transcriptional regulator: protein MLKDNFNDLLSFMVVARERSFTRAAAQLGVSQSALSHAMRNLEARLDVRLLTRTTRSVAPTEAGEQLFMRLSPHLLEIEQELTALRDMRDKPAGNIRITAGEHAMTYVLWPVLKPFMVQYPDIHIEVTVDNGLTDIVDGRFDAGVRLGEQVAKDMIAVRIAPDMRMAVVGSADYLERFGVPESPEQLEQHRCINMRLPTRGGLYAWEFERDGREIRIRVDGQLTLNNLPQRIDAAESGLGLAYVPEDAVQEAIAEGRLIQVLKAWCQPFDGYHLYYPSRRQHTTAFALLVDALRNRQVISPRAPADV from the coding sequence ATGCTAAAAGATAATTTCAACGATCTTCTCTCGTTTATGGTCGTCGCCCGTGAACGCAGTTTTACGCGCGCCGCGGCACAACTGGGGGTTTCACAGTCGGCATTGAGCCATGCCATGCGTAATCTGGAAGCGCGCCTGGATGTGCGTCTACTGACCCGAACCACCCGCAGCGTTGCCCCCACTGAAGCCGGTGAACAACTGTTCATGCGTTTAAGCCCGCATCTGCTGGAGATCGAACAAGAACTTACCGCACTGCGAGATATGCGTGACAAGCCTGCCGGGAATATTCGCATCACCGCCGGGGAACACGCGATGACCTACGTATTGTGGCCAGTATTGAAGCCATTTATGGTGCAATACCCCGATATTCATATTGAGGTCACGGTGGATAATGGTCTGACGGACATTGTTGACGGGCGATTTGACGCGGGCGTGCGTCTGGGTGAACAGGTGGCAAAAGATATGATTGCCGTTCGCATCGCCCCGGATATGCGGATGGCCGTAGTGGGTTCTGCCGATTATCTTGAACGTTTCGGCGTGCCGGAATCGCCGGAACAGCTTGAGCAGCACCGTTGCATTAATATGCGTTTGCCGACGCGCGGCGGTTTGTACGCCTGGGAATTTGAACGCGATGGCCGTGAAATACGTATACGGGTCGATGGGCAACTCACACTGAATAATCTGCCTCAGCGGATCGATGCCGCTGAATCGGGATTAGGGCTTGCCTATGTGCCGGAAGATGCGGTTCAGGAGGCCATTGCAGAAGGACGTTTGATCCAGGTGTTAAAGGCGTGGTGTCAGCCGTTCGATGGGTATCATCTCTATTACCCAAGTCGTCGGCAGCACACCACCGCCTTTGCGCTTCTGGTCGATGCTTTACGTAATCGCCAGGTTATTTCCCCACGCGCGCCTGCAGATGTTTAG
- the pptA gene encoding tautomerase PptA translates to MPHVDIKCFPRDLNDEQKAALAADIADVIIRHLDSKDRSVSVALNQVQPDDWKAQVWDTEIGPKMDELIKKPGYSM, encoded by the coding sequence ATGCCGCACGTTGATATCAAATGTTTCCCCCGCGACCTGAATGATGAGCAAAAAGCTGCGCTGGCAGCGGATATTGCTGATGTGATTATTCGTCATCTCGACAGCAAAGACCGCTCGGTATCTGTTGCTCTGAACCAGGTTCAGCCAGATGACTGGAAAGCGCAGGTCTGGGACACGGAAATTGGCCCGAAAATGGATGAGCTGATTAAAAAACCGGGCTATTCGATGTAG
- a CDS encoding GNAT family N-acetyltransferase, which produces MSEQFRDVSPEDADLQPIIDGLFGEYAARYGDYFSKDAEVELTEWYLAPQGLFIVLERDGEIIATGAYKPFDEHTAEIKRIWTHKALRQQGLAARVVQELERRAVLAGYSQIYLTTGFRQPEAVRLYTGQGYQPQFDLDRDPEEYSQPPFDGRLRFTKTLVREAFTKTA; this is translated from the coding sequence ATGAGCGAACAATTTCGTGACGTTTCGCCGGAAGATGCCGATCTTCAGCCCATCATTGATGGGTTGTTCGGTGAATACGCTGCCCGTTACGGTGACTATTTTTCCAAAGACGCGGAAGTGGAACTCACCGAGTGGTATTTAGCGCCGCAGGGGCTGTTTATTGTGCTGGAGCGCGATGGAGAGATCATCGCTACCGGAGCGTACAAACCTTTCGACGAGCACACGGCTGAGATCAAACGCATCTGGACGCACAAAGCATTACGCCAGCAGGGGCTGGCTGCCCGAGTGGTGCAAGAGCTGGAACGTCGTGCGGTGCTGGCGGGTTATAGCCAGATTTACCTCACGACAGGGTTTCGCCAGCCGGAAGCCGTCAGACTCTATACCGGTCAGGGCTACCAGCCGCAGTTCGATCTTGACCGTGATCCAGAAGAGTACAGCCAGCCGCCGTTTGACGGACGGCTGCGTTTCACCAAAACACTGGTACGCGAAGCGTTTACCAAAACCGCATGA
- a CDS encoding amino acid ABC transporter permease: MNNVETIKVVPARYPLRAVGAVAALFVLAVVIQSVAFNPRWEWAVFARWFFDPVILEGLGQTLLLTLIGTALSVVIGGLLALARLSSSWLLSSLAWGYIWLFRSLPLIVVLIILYNFSYLYDTLSLGVPFTRITWGSFETINVLGQFSTAVVGLTLVQSAYTAEIIRGGFLGVDHGQYEAAAALGLPAWRRTVRIILPQALRTILPAGFNEIISLAKGTAMVYVLAMPELFYTIQMIYNRTQEVIPLLMVGAVWYLVITTVLSVIQHVVERGLARSERRSAVNQNRTASRTRSVTTTQTQEPVHASLS, encoded by the coding sequence ATGAACAACGTTGAAACCATCAAGGTGGTCCCGGCGCGCTATCCACTGCGCGCGGTTGGCGCAGTTGCTGCCCTGTTTGTACTGGCGGTGGTCATACAGTCTGTGGCCTTCAACCCACGCTGGGAGTGGGCGGTATTCGCGCGCTGGTTCTTTGACCCGGTGATTCTGGAGGGATTAGGGCAAACGCTGTTGCTAACGCTTATTGGTACGGCATTAAGCGTGGTGATTGGCGGGCTGCTGGCGCTGGCCCGGTTGTCATCCTCCTGGCTGTTGAGCAGCCTGGCATGGGGATACATCTGGCTGTTTCGGTCGCTGCCACTGATTGTGGTCCTGATCATCCTGTACAACTTTTCGTATCTCTACGATACGCTCTCTCTCGGCGTCCCCTTTACCCGCATCACCTGGGGCAGTTTTGAAACCATCAATGTGCTGGGGCAGTTTTCCACTGCCGTGGTAGGGCTGACGCTGGTGCAGAGCGCCTATACCGCTGAGATTATCCGTGGCGGGTTCCTGGGTGTCGACCACGGTCAGTATGAAGCTGCGGCGGCACTCGGTTTACCGGCCTGGCGTCGTACGGTACGTATCATTCTGCCGCAGGCGCTACGCACCATTCTGCCCGCCGGATTTAACGAGATCATCAGCCTCGCGAAAGGGACGGCAATGGTCTACGTGCTGGCGATGCCGGAACTCTTCTACACCATTCAGATGATCTACAACCGCACGCAGGAAGTGATCCCGCTGCTGATGGTCGGCGCGGTGTGGTATCTGGTGATCACCACCGTGTTGTCCGTTATTCAGCATGTCGTGGAGCGCGGTCTTGCCCGGAGCGAGCGCCGTTCCGCCGTGAACCAGAACCGCACGGCCAGCCGTACACGTTCTGTTACCACCACACAGACACAGGAGCCCGTTCATGCAAGCCTCTCCTGA
- a CDS encoding NAD-dependent malic enzyme: MSRKEVLYTPYNGAVLLENPLLNKGLAFIKEERDNFNLHGLLPHNVETIEEQTERAWKQFCHFKSDISRHVYLRNIQDTNETLFYNLLRSHLKETLPIIYTPTVGEACEHFSTIYRRARGLFISWPNRHRIDEMLQSFSRNDIRVIVVTDGERILGLGDQGIGGMGIPIGKLSLYTACGGIHPASTLPIMLDVGTNNKEHLDDPLYMGWRHPRINDDQYAEFMDMFINTVKNRWPNVLLQFEDFAQKNATKLLQRYRDQLCCFNDDIQGTAAVTTGTLIAAAHTAGTRIRDQRVVFLGGGSAGCGIAEKIVALMVDDGLSESEARRNIFMVDRFGLLTDDMTNLLDFQKNLLTRRDDIRHWQVESTNISLMEVVQNAHPTVMIGVSGQPGLFSEEIVKEMHRHCPRPIIMPLSNPTSRAEAQPQDLIAWTQGAALIATGSPFAPVFYQNEEYEIAQCNNAYIFPGLGLGILASHARRVTEEMLMVASRTLAAHSPLVTTEKGGLLPPVDQIETVSRHIAFAVARAAIEKGVAPAISDEALMERIDATYWQSDYAPYRRSAL, translated from the coding sequence ATGTCTCGCAAAGAAGTTCTTTACACCCCGTATAACGGAGCTGTTTTGCTGGAAAATCCGCTGTTAAACAAAGGACTGGCGTTTATTAAAGAAGAACGTGACAATTTCAACCTTCACGGTTTATTACCCCATAATGTGGAAACCATTGAGGAACAGACGGAGCGCGCCTGGAAACAGTTTTGCCATTTTAAAAGTGATATTTCCCGTCACGTTTACCTGCGAAATATTCAGGACACTAACGAGACGTTGTTTTACAATCTGTTGCGTTCACATCTGAAAGAGACTCTGCCGATCATCTATACACCAACAGTGGGTGAGGCCTGCGAACATTTCTCCACTATTTACCGTCGGGCACGTGGTCTCTTTATCTCATGGCCCAACCGTCATCGTATTGATGAAATGCTACAAAGCTTCTCGCGCAATGATATTCGCGTCATCGTCGTGACCGATGGTGAACGAATTCTGGGGCTGGGAGATCAAGGTATCGGCGGGATGGGAATTCCGATTGGGAAATTATCGTTATATACCGCATGTGGCGGTATTCACCCGGCGTCTACCCTTCCGATTATGCTGGATGTCGGAACGAATAATAAAGAACACCTGGACGATCCACTGTATATGGGCTGGCGTCATCCGCGCATCAACGACGATCAGTACGCCGAATTTATGGATATGTTTATTAACACCGTCAAAAATCGCTGGCCGAACGTACTGTTGCAATTCGAAGATTTTGCGCAGAAAAACGCCACTAAACTGCTCCAGCGCTACCGCGATCAACTCTGTTGTTTCAACGACGATATTCAGGGAACCGCCGCCGTGACGACCGGTACGCTGATCGCCGCCGCACATACCGCCGGAACCCGCATCCGCGATCAACGTGTAGTCTTCCTGGGCGGCGGCTCCGCAGGTTGTGGTATTGCTGAAAAAATTGTCGCGCTGATGGTCGATGATGGTCTGAGTGAATCAGAGGCTCGCCGTAACATCTTTATGGTGGACCGCTTTGGATTGCTGACGGATGACATGACCAATCTTCTCGACTTCCAAAAGAACCTGTTAACCCGGCGGGACGATATTCGCCACTGGCAGGTGGAATCGACCAATATTTCACTGATGGAAGTGGTACAGAATGCACACCCAACCGTCATGATTGGCGTTTCCGGGCAGCCAGGTTTGTTCAGTGAAGAGATCGTTAAAGAAATGCACCGCCACTGTCCGCGCCCCATCATTATGCCGCTCTCCAATCCGACCTCGCGCGCGGAAGCCCAGCCGCAGGATCTGATCGCGTGGACACAGGGGGCAGCCCTGATCGCAACGGGGAGTCCATTTGCCCCAGTGTTCTACCAGAATGAGGAGTATGAAATTGCCCAGTGCAACAACGCATATATTTTCCCGGGACTGGGATTAGGCATTCTGGCAAGTCACGCCCGGCGGGTCACGGAAGAGATGCTGATGGTGGCCAGCCGCACCCTGGCGGCGCACTCTCCGCTGGTCACAACGGAAAAAGGCGGTTTACTGCCACCGGTCGATCAGATTGAAACCGTCTCTCGCCATATCGCGTTTGCCGTTGCCCGGGCAGCTATCGAAAAAGGGGTTGCCCCTGCTATCAGCGATGAGGCGCTAATGGAAAGGATTGACGCAACATACTGGCAATCCGATTACGCCCCATACCGACGTTCTGCTCTGTAA
- a CDS encoding transporter substrate-binding domain-containing protein: MKYGLLVCLAFASASQASIDLKANEQPLPVTVDPQAVEKIPKDYKFVAPGTLTVAISALNSPPLALLASDNRTRIGSDPDIARLLAGRLGLKLKLVPTAWEDWPLGISSGRYDVALVNIAVTEQRKEKFDFATYRVDSLAFSVKSTSEIQSIKSAEDLAGKKVIVGSGTNQERILLGWNDENKRAGREPALPVYLTDDASGNLYIQSGRADVFFGPQSVSAYKAALTGKTRVVGLGPKKAFVATTTKKGNGLVYALQAALDGAIQQGEYQSVLARWGEQGEAVAQSDVNPPGITY, translated from the coding sequence ATGAAATATGGACTTCTGGTATGCCTGGCCTTTGCGAGCGCAAGCCAGGCCAGCATCGATTTGAAAGCCAATGAGCAGCCACTGCCTGTGACGGTCGATCCGCAGGCCGTGGAGAAGATCCCGAAGGATTACAAATTTGTCGCGCCGGGCACGTTAACAGTCGCCATCTCGGCACTCAATTCACCTCCGCTGGCATTGTTAGCCAGCGACAACCGTACCCGTATTGGCAGCGATCCGGATATCGCACGTTTGCTGGCGGGGCGGCTGGGGTTAAAGCTGAAGCTGGTTCCAACCGCATGGGAAGACTGGCCTCTGGGGATCTCCTCCGGGCGTTATGATGTGGCGCTGGTGAATATTGCGGTGACCGAGCAGCGAAAAGAGAAGTTTGATTTTGCAACCTATCGCGTTGATTCCCTGGCATTCTCCGTGAAGTCCACCAGTGAGATTCAGTCGATTAAGAGTGCGGAAGATCTCGCCGGTAAAAAGGTGATTGTCGGTTCCGGCACGAATCAGGAACGTATTTTACTCGGCTGGAACGACGAAAATAAACGCGCCGGACGCGAACCTGCGTTGCCTGTCTATTTGACCGATGATGCTTCCGGGAATTTATATATTCAGTCAGGTCGGGCTGATGTGTTCTTTGGACCTCAGTCGGTATCGGCCTACAAAGCGGCGCTGACCGGCAAAACGCGGGTGGTCGGCTTAGGGCCGAAAAAAGCGTTTGTGGCGACCACCACCAAAAAAGGCAACGGACTGGTATACGCCTTGCAGGCTGCACTGGACGGCGCTATTCAGCAAGGTGAGTACCAGAGCGTGCTGGCGCGGTGGGGTGAACAGGGCGAAGCGGTGGCGCAATCCGACGTGAATCCGCCGGGGATAACCTACTGA
- a CDS encoding amino acid ABC transporter ATP-binding protein: MQASPEGHISITGVSKFFGRHKALDNVSLEIPPGSVTVILGPSGSGKSTLLRTINHLERVDEGFIQIDGDYIGYRRQGDKLYELKEKAILKQRINVGYVFQNFNLFPHLTVLENLIEAPVAHKQLSRKEAIDRAYDLLDVVGLRDKADAWSRHLSGGQQQRIAIARALALRPRVMLFDEPTSALDPELVGEVLDVIKKLARSGTTLVVVTHEIGFAREVADQVVFMVDGKIVEQGSSDEVLNRPSHARTRQFLSKVL, encoded by the coding sequence ATGCAAGCCTCTCCTGAAGGACACATTTCAATTACTGGCGTCAGTAAGTTCTTTGGTCGCCACAAAGCGCTGGATAATGTCTCTCTGGAGATCCCACCAGGTTCCGTCACGGTGATCCTGGGGCCATCCGGATCAGGTAAATCGACGCTGTTACGCACGATTAACCATCTGGAACGAGTTGATGAAGGCTTTATTCAGATTGACGGCGACTACATCGGTTATCGCCGTCAGGGGGACAAACTCTACGAGCTGAAAGAGAAAGCGATCCTCAAACAACGTATTAACGTGGGTTACGTCTTCCAGAATTTCAACCTGTTTCCACATCTCACGGTGCTGGAAAACCTGATTGAAGCGCCTGTTGCGCACAAGCAACTGAGCCGAAAAGAGGCGATTGATCGGGCCTATGATCTGCTGGATGTGGTAGGGCTGCGCGATAAAGCGGATGCCTGGTCGCGCCATCTTTCCGGTGGTCAGCAGCAGCGTATCGCGATTGCCCGCGCGCTGGCATTGCGCCCACGTGTCATGCTGTTTGATGAACCCACTTCAGCGCTTGACCCGGAACTGGTGGGCGAAGTGCTGGATGTGATCAAAAAGCTGGCGCGGTCCGGCACAACGCTGGTGGTCGTGACACATGAGATTGGTTTTGCCCGCGAAGTGGCGGACCAGGTGGTGTTTATGGTCGATGGAAAAATTGTGGAACAGGGCAGCAGTGATGAGGTGCTGAACCGTCCGTCGCATGCGCGAACGCGCCAGTTCTTGTCGAAAGTACTATAA
- a CDS encoding adenylate kinase — MKINLIGTSGSGKSTLAQHIASEIAIPYIEMDRLYWLPDWEGTPDEQFLLNLENALSASQDWVLDGNYNRTRPVKWRDVDLVIWVDYSFTRTLWQAVSRAAKRAWHKQELWPGTGNRESFRRSFFSRESIIIWTIKTWRSNRIRYTADMQNPDYAHIRFIRITCRKEAELLMSELKAYS, encoded by the coding sequence ATGAAAATCAATTTAATCGGCACGAGCGGCAGCGGGAAAAGCACCCTGGCTCAACACATTGCGAGCGAGATTGCCATCCCCTATATCGAAATGGACCGGTTGTACTGGCTTCCTGACTGGGAGGGGACACCAGACGAACAGTTTTTACTCAATCTGGAAAACGCGCTTTCGGCATCACAGGACTGGGTTCTGGACGGAAATTACAATCGCACACGTCCGGTGAAGTGGCGCGATGTCGATCTGGTGATATGGGTGGACTATAGTTTTACCCGCACGCTCTGGCAGGCGGTGAGCAGAGCGGCAAAACGGGCATGGCACAAACAGGAGTTATGGCCGGGAACGGGAAACCGGGAAAGTTTTCGTCGTTCGTTCTTTAGCCGGGAATCGATCATCATCTGGACGATTAAAACATGGCGCAGTAACCGCATTCGTTATACTGCCGATATGCAAAACCCGGACTATGCCCATATCCGTTTCATCCGCATAACCTGTCGTAAAGAGGCGGAATTGTTGATGTCTGAATTAAAGGCTTATTCTTAG
- a CDS encoding LLM class flavin-dependent oxidoreductase yields the protein MSWRISILDKSPIAANETAADALARTLSLAQHAENLGYHRFWIAEHHNTTQLASPSPELLIAWILGQTKRIRVGSGGVMLQHYSPYKVAENFNLLAAIAPGRVDLGVGKAPGGLPLSTRALQQGLNQREKGSFAEQLTQLDGWLRPEAQSEEEAVRATPLPQVPAQGFLLGASPESALLAAKLDWHFVFAAHLNGDPDLLRDVIATWRKNSVREVIVAVQAIVAETQDQAETLARNVEVWGVELANGQRVTVASEEQAYAFARQAGSEPVRIARRAQSLLAGTAESVLQQLQTLHQQWGIDEFIIDTPVADGETRVQSLRLLAQAHANREVIA from the coding sequence ATGTCCTGGCGAATCAGCATTCTGGATAAAAGCCCCATCGCAGCAAACGAAACGGCCGCCGATGCGCTGGCGCGTACTTTAAGCCTGGCGCAACACGCGGAAAACCTGGGGTATCACCGCTTCTGGATTGCCGAACACCACAACACCACTCAACTGGCCAGCCCCTCTCCGGAGCTGCTTATCGCCTGGATCCTGGGGCAAACAAAGCGCATTCGCGTGGGATCAGGCGGCGTGATGCTTCAGCATTACAGCCCGTACAAAGTCGCTGAAAACTTTAACCTGCTGGCGGCAATTGCGCCGGGACGGGTGGATCTGGGCGTCGGTAAAGCGCCTGGTGGTCTGCCGCTGTCAACCCGCGCGTTGCAGCAGGGGCTGAATCAACGGGAAAAGGGCAGCTTTGCTGAACAGCTAACACAACTGGATGGCTGGCTACGCCCTGAAGCTCAGTCGGAAGAGGAGGCTGTCCGGGCCACGCCATTGCCTCAGGTTCCAGCCCAGGGATTCCTGTTGGGTGCAAGCCCTGAGAGCGCATTACTGGCGGCAAAACTCGACTGGCACTTTGTCTTTGCTGCCCATCTGAATGGTGATCCCGATTTGCTGCGTGACGTTATCGCCACCTGGCGCAAAAACAGTGTCCGTGAGGTAATTGTTGCAGTTCAGGCGATTGTGGCAGAAACGCAGGATCAAGCCGAAACGCTGGCGCGCAATGTGGAAGTGTGGGGCGTTGAACTGGCAAATGGCCAGCGCGTTACGGTGGCAAGTGAGGAGCAAGCCTACGCTTTTGCACGTCAGGCCGGGAGCGAGCCGGTTCGTATTGCCCGTCGGGCGCAGTCTTTGCTGGCGGGGACCGCAGAGTCCGTTCTGCAACAGCTACAAACGCTGCATCAGCAATGGGGTATTGATGAATTTATTATCGATACGCCGGTGGCCGATGGCGAAACCCGCGTTCAGTCACTGCGTCTGCTTGCTCAGGCTCATGCTAACAGGGAGGTGATTGCATGA